Part of the Jatrophihabitans sp. GAS493 genome, GCTCATCCGCCCTCCTGCCCCGGCGCGTGGCCTTCGCCGTCAACCGGCTCGTCACCGATCGGCCACTGCGGGCGGCGGGCTCGCACCGCCTCCAGCGTGAGGATCGCGCAGGTGGGAGTCACCAGGAAGAAGAGCAACTCCTCCAGCGGCAGACCTCCCGGCAGCGTCACCCCGACCAGGAAGTGCCGGTTGTAGCTCCAGTCCCGATGGGCGATGGCGAGCAGGTCCCAACCCCCGAAGATCAGCACCACCGGCAGCAGCGTGGCGAGCAGCCGCTGCCAGCGCCGGTAGACGTGCGTGTGCAGCCAGATCTCCAGCGGGGCGGTCCCGATCAGGCAGACAGCCAGTAGCCCGAGGTAGACCCAATGCGACATCGACGGTGACCGGCTGGCGCTCTGCGGGCGTTCGGGACGCTGCCGCGACTAGTAGCCGGCCGCCTGGGCCCGGCGCTTCACCTCGGTGCCCCGGTTCTCCCGCAGGGCCTGAATCGGTGTCCCGGGCAGCGAATCATCTTCGCGATGCAGCCAATCGACGATCTCGGCGTCGGAGAACTTGGCATCGCGCAGTACGTTGATCACGCCGACGACGCCCTTGACGATGACGCCGTCCTGGATGAAGGACGACGGGATCCGGCGCACGCCGTCCTCGCCCCGGATGGCGACGAGCTCGCCGTCGCGGACCAGCTGGTGAACCTGGGTGACGATGACGCCCAGTTCCTCGGCGACGTCGGGGAACCCACTCATCTCTACTGACTCGGACATGCCCATCAGCCTCCCACGTCGCCGAAAGTCGGACGCTAGTACTCCCCCGCTCGCCAAGTCTCGCCGGGAGGTTCAGCTGAACGCAGTGAATCGGCGTCGGTGAGTGGTTTGGCCTGTCCTACGAAGCGGGTCAGCTCGGTACCGGTCAAGACCTGGACCGGGAACATGGCCGCCGCGGCCGAGCGGCGCACGCTGGGCAGCGGCAGTTCGACGGTCGACGCCGCGAGGACGACGTTGCCGTAGCGCCGCCCCTTCAGCACCGCCGGGTCGCTGACCAGCAGCACATTGGGCAGTCGGGTCGCGATGGTGGCGACCACCCGACGCAGGTACGTCAGCGGCGGTCCGTCAGCCAGGTTCGCGACATAGGTGCCGCCCGGGCGCAGCACCCGAGCCACCTCGTCCACGAACTCGGCGGTGGTGAGTTCGGCCGGCACCCGGGCCCCGAGAAAGGCGTCCAGGACGATGACGTCGGCGCTGGCCGTTTTCAGCGCCGCGACACCCTCCTGGCCACCCTGCGGCCGCACCCGCACCCGGGCGTTGCGGGCGAACGGCAGCCGGGCCCGGATGAACTCGGTGAGACGCTCGTCCGGTTCGAAGACGATCTGAGGGGAGCCGGGACGGGTAGCGGCCAGGTAGCGCGGGAAGCAGAAGGCTCCGCCGCCGATATGGGTGACCGCCAGCTCGCCGGGCGGCAGCGCGTCGACGATGTCGGCCAGGTGCTGGACGTACTCGAGGTCGAGGTAGGTCGGATGGTTGAGGTCGACGTAGGACTGCCGGACCCGATCGACCAGAAGCAGCCAGCCACCAGGGCGATCGGCGTCGGCCAGTAGCTCCGCATGCCCCGATGAGACGTCGATTCCGCCCGTCGAAGAGTCATCGTCACGGGCCACAGGGCCAGCCTAGAGGCAGGCTAGAGGCAGGCTGACCACAGCCGAGCGGTCCGGTCGGAATGTCAGAGAACCTGGGGCGTCGATGAGTGTCTGGAAGTGATCGCGGCCGCTTCGAACTAGAGTGTAGGGGTGCAGAGGGCCGCAGCAGACTCAGCCGCAGCCGATCCGATAGTCGGCCGCGTACTGGAGGGTCGCTACCGAATCTTCGCCCGAATCGCCCGCGGCGGCATGTCTACGGTGTACAGCGCAATCGACGAGCGACTGGACCGACGGGTGGCCGTCAAGGTGATGTCCGGTGCGCTCTCCGCTGATCCGGCCTTCGCCGATCGCTTCGCCCGCGAGGCGCGCGCGGCGGCGAAACTCTCCCACCTCAACGTGGTCGCCGTCTACGACCAGGGCAGCGACGCCGACCACGTCTTCCTGGTGATGGAGCTCGTCCCCGGCCGCACGCTGCGCGACCTCATCACCGAGCGCGGCAAGCTGAGCGAAGCCGAGGCCGTCTCCATCATGGAGCCCGTACTCGGAGCGCTGGCCGCGGCTCACCGGGCGGGGCTGGTGCACCGCGACATCAAACCGGAGAACATCCTGCTCTCCGACGATGGCGTGGTGAAGGTCGCCGATTTCGGGCTGGCCCGAGCCGTCGACACCGATCCGTCGTCTACGCGCACCGGCTTGATGATGGGCACCGTCGCCTACTGCGCGCCGGAGCAGATCTCCCGTGGCGAGGCCGACCAGCGCTCGGACGTCTACGCCGCCGGTGTCGTCCTCTTCGAACTCCTCACCGGCGCGGTGCCCTACGTCGGTGAGAACGCTATGTCGGTGGCCTACCAGCACGTGCACAGCCGGGTGCCGGCTGCCTCATCACGGGTTCGGGGTATCGACGAGTCGCTCGACGATCTCATCATCCGGGCCACCGACAGCGATCCCTCCTTCCGCCCGGCCGACGCCGGCGTGATGCTGGCTGAACTGCACGACATCCGCGACGAGTTGAGACTTCCGGTGACGGCGGTGCCGCCTCGGACGCGACCGGCGCGGCGGGCAGCCGCCTCGTTCGACATGGCCGGCGCGAGCAGTCTCGACTCGGTCGCCACCACCGAGTACATCGCCCTCGGCGGCTCCGGGGCCGCTGGACCGAACGCGACGACCGTCGCCCCCCTCGACCAGTTCCTCGACCCCGCCGACCGCACGCGACGGGCGGCGCTCCCGCCGAACGCCGACGCGGCCGCTCGAGAGGGCAATCGGGACGCCACCGTGAGCAGGCCCTCCCGGGCCAAGGCGCCGCTCAGCCGGGCCGCGCAGGTCAAGCGGCG contains:
- a CDS encoding Rv2175c family DNA-binding protein, translating into MSESVEMSGFPDVAEELGVIVTQVHQLVRDGELVAIRGEDGVRRIPSSFIQDGVIVKGVVGVINVLRDAKFSDAEIVDWLHREDDSLPGTPIQALRENRGTEVKRRAQAAGY
- a CDS encoding lycopene cyclase domain-containing protein codes for the protein MSHWVYLGLLAVCLIGTAPLEIWLHTHVYRRWQRLLATLLPVVLIFGGWDLLAIAHRDWSYNRHFLVGVTLPGGLPLEELLFFLVTPTCAILTLEAVRARRPQWPIGDEPVDGEGHAPGQEGG
- the pknB gene encoding Stk1 family PASTA domain-containing Ser/Thr kinase, which produces MQRAAADSAAADPIVGRVLEGRYRIFARIARGGMSTVYSAIDERLDRRVAVKVMSGALSADPAFADRFAREARAAAKLSHLNVVAVYDQGSDADHVFLVMELVPGRTLRDLITERGKLSEAEAVSIMEPVLGALAAAHRAGLVHRDIKPENILLSDDGVVKVADFGLARAVDTDPSSTRTGLMMGTVAYCAPEQISRGEADQRSDVYAAGVVLFELLTGAVPYVGENAMSVAYQHVHSRVPAASSRVRGIDESLDDLIIRATDSDPSFRPADAGVMLAELHDIRDELRLPVTAVPPRTRPARRAAASFDMAGASSLDSVATTEYIALGGSGAAGPNATTVAPLDQFLDPADRTRRAALPPNADAAAREGNRDATVSRPSRAKAPLSRAAQVKRRRRRRTLIAFLVLALLGAAAGFGAWWMVAGRYTAIPNVHGAPFDTASAALHQAGFTNVVEKKAFDEIVPKNSVISTSPSAGDRLLPSKPVTVVVSSGQERFTLPDVRKGTEAGARAALAKVVTSDGTAALQVVVTQQSNDSVAKGQVIGTNPPAGTAVKRNDAVTVIVSSGPPIVAIPDVSGKSQGDASAALKTAGFKVATVSAYSDTVAGGVVISQSPAAGQQAVKFSSVTLTVSQGPEYVDVPSVGGQPADSANQTLTGAGFKVVINKVYGGHLGLVVGMDIDKNDQNPNDSGQARVGATITLDVA
- a CDS encoding spermidine synthase → MARDDDSSTGGIDVSSGHAELLADADRPGGWLLLVDRVRQSYVDLNHPTYLDLEYVQHLADIVDALPPGELAVTHIGGGAFCFPRYLAATRPGSPQIVFEPDERLTEFIRARLPFARNARVRVRPQGGQEGVAALKTASADVIVLDAFLGARVPAELTTAEFVDEVARVLRPGGTYVANLADGPPLTYLRRVVATIATRLPNVLLVSDPAVLKGRRYGNVVLAASTVELPLPSVRRSAAAAMFPVQVLTGTELTRFVGQAKPLTDADSLRSAEPPGETWRAGEY